The proteins below come from a single Cetobacterium sp. ZOR0034 genomic window:
- a CDS encoding glycine betaine ABC transporter substrate-binding protein, which produces MNSLNSFIKYFLEKLPEVNVALLQHIEITGLAVSIAILIGVPIGIFIIRSERLSKIVLTIAGIFQTIPSLALFGLIIPIMGIGLKPAVFVLFLYSLLPIITNTYIGIKGVDKSTIGAAVGMGMTNFQVLTRVKLPIAVAVIMGGIRISTVATIGTATIAALIGAGGLGELIFRGISTSNNNLVLTGAIPTAVLAFVANYFLGVLEKVLTPSGMLTNRKEKKKNIKILKVITTILVLLVGFRIYENSKEKGVPTIIVGHKNYNEQRILGIMMSQIIEANTSYKVKTVELGTGTVIFEAIKNGDIDVYPEYTGVAYAAYLGKKEKADAKTVFDIIKEEYARDHNLDIREPMGFENTYAFAMKPEVAEKYGIKTITDLKRYAGNMVLSGPHEFMEREDGLLGIQKAYNIKFNGILSMDQGLVINSLVSDKIEVALVYSTDGLIAKHNLFLLEDDLKFFPPYEVVVTMKKGFENIKPDVIKSLDSLVGMLNEDEMQLLNLLAIEGQEPIENIIRKFLIEKGIIN; this is translated from the coding sequence ATGAACTCTCTGAACTCTTTCATAAAATATTTTTTAGAAAAATTACCTGAAGTAAATGTAGCTTTGCTTCAGCATATAGAAATAACAGGACTAGCTGTAAGTATAGCTATCCTTATAGGTGTTCCCATCGGAATTTTTATAATTAGAAGTGAGCGACTCTCTAAAATTGTGTTAACAATAGCAGGGATATTCCAAACGATTCCTAGTTTAGCTCTTTTTGGTTTAATAATTCCAATTATGGGAATCGGTCTTAAGCCAGCAGTTTTTGTACTTTTTTTATATTCTCTTCTACCAATAATAACAAATACATATATTGGAATTAAGGGAGTTGATAAGTCGACTATTGGAGCTGCGGTTGGAATGGGAATGACAAATTTCCAAGTTTTGACAAGAGTAAAACTTCCGATTGCTGTTGCTGTCATAATGGGAGGAATTAGAATCTCAACAGTTGCTACAATAGGAACTGCTACAATTGCAGCACTAATAGGTGCTGGTGGTCTTGGTGAACTTATATTTAGAGGAATTTCAACTAGTAATAATAATTTGGTTTTAACGGGTGCTATTCCAACAGCGGTTTTGGCATTTGTTGCTAACTATTTTTTAGGTGTATTAGAAAAAGTTTTAACACCAAGTGGTATGCTAACAAATAGAAAAGAAAAAAAGAAGAATATAAAGATTTTAAAAGTTATTACAACTATCTTGGTTCTTCTTGTAGGATTTAGAATTTATGAAAACAGTAAAGAAAAAGGAGTTCCAACAATCATCGTAGGACATAAAAATTATAATGAACAAAGAATTTTAGGTATTATGATGTCCCAAATAATAGAAGCCAACACTTCTTATAAAGTAAAAACCGTAGAACTTGGAACAGGAACTGTGATATTTGAAGCTATAAAAAATGGAGACATAGATGTATATCCAGAATATACTGGTGTAGCCTATGCAGCGTATCTTGGCAAAAAAGAAAAAGCTGATGCAAAAACAGTCTTTGATATCATTAAAGAAGAGTACGCAAGAGATCATAATTTAGACATAAGAGAACCGATGGGATTTGAAAATACTTATGCTTTTGCTATGAAACCAGAAGTTGCTGAAAAATATGGAATAAAAACTATAACAGATTTAAAAAGATATGCAGGAAATATGGTATTGAGTGGCCCTCATGAGTTTATGGAGAGGGAGGATGGGCTTTTAGGAATTCAAAAAGCTTATAATATAAAATTTAATGGTATTCTTTCAATGGATCAAGGGCTTGTTATAAACTCTTTAGTATCTGACAAAATAGAGGTTGCCTTAGTTTATTCAACGGATGGACTTATAGCTAAACATAATCTATTTTTATTAGAGGATGACTTAAAGTTTTTCCCACCTTATGAAGTTGTTGTAACTATGAAAAAAGGCTTTGAAAATATAAAACCAGATGTTATAAAATCCTTAGATTCTTTGGTTGGAATGCTTAACGAGGATGAGATGCAACTTTTAAATCTTTTAGCTATTGAAGGTCAAGAACCGATTGAAAATATCATTAGAAAGTTTTTGATTGAGAAAGGAATCATAAATTAA
- a CDS encoding exonuclease subunit SbcD produces the protein MKILHTSDWHLGKKLEGQSRITEQKLFINDLEEIIKNEKIDLVLLAGDIYDTYNPSAEAEKLFFDSIKQLSLNGNVGIIIIPGNHDNPARLNAVSHLAKDYGVIIYETAFQKIETGRYGSLNIYKNSPGGIFIEKNEKKIYLYNLPFPSEAILNETFEEKKFNLRIKEILEEGVSYNDENIPTAIMTHIYVAGSMGEGEVALELGGSRAISTGDLPEVEYIALGHVHKPMVFKNKNAYYCGSPLEYRVTENRFDKKVFVVDISLDSSVIKEIPISNYKPIKEYLVNGAEEAIQKSNELLDKNEWIYLKVKLDEPLTNSAIRKIKSNKNILEIIPIIELNEEENEVTLYNETNLEEAFIEFFKEESEGLAPNDNILKLFLELLEEGEKDETN, from the coding sequence ATGAAGATACTTCATACTTCTGATTGGCACTTAGGTAAAAAACTAGAGGGTCAATCTAGAATAACAGAGCAAAAATTATTTATAAATGACTTAGAAGAGATAATAAAAAATGAAAAAATAGATCTTGTGCTTCTCGCGGGTGATATTTACGATACATACAATCCATCTGCTGAAGCTGAAAAATTATTTTTTGATAGCATAAAACAACTTTCTTTGAATGGAAATGTTGGAATTATAATAATTCCAGGAAATCACGATAATCCAGCAAGATTAAATGCGGTTAGCCATCTAGCAAAAGATTATGGTGTTATAATATATGAAACAGCATTCCAAAAGATAGAGACAGGAAGGTATGGCTCTTTAAATATATATAAGAATTCTCCAGGAGGAATTTTTATTGAGAAAAATGAAAAGAAAATCTATCTATATAATTTGCCATTTCCTAGTGAGGCTATTTTAAATGAAACATTTGAAGAGAAAAAATTTAACCTGAGAATAAAAGAGATTTTAGAAGAGGGAGTCTCTTATAATGATGAAAATATTCCAACAGCTATTATGACACATATATATGTAGCTGGTTCTATGGGAGAAGGAGAGGTTGCACTTGAATTAGGTGGTTCAAGAGCTATCTCTACAGGTGATTTACCAGAAGTTGAATATATAGCTTTAGGACATGTTCATAAGCCAATGGTATTTAAAAATAAAAATGCATACTACTGTGGATCTCCATTGGAGTATAGAGTTACTGAAAATAGATTTGATAAAAAAGTTTTTGTTGTGGACATCTCTTTAGATTCAAGTGTTATAAAAGAGATACCGATATCAAACTATAAACCTATAAAAGAGTATCTTGTAAATGGAGCTGAAGAAGCGATTCAAAAATCCAATGAGCTTTTAGATAAAAACGAATGGATATATTTAAAAGTAAAATTAGATGAACCTCTAACAAATTCAGCAATCAGAAAAATTAAATCCAATAAAAATATTTTAGAGATTATCCCAATTATAGAGCTAAATGAGGAAGAAAACGAAGTTACGTTATATAACGAAACTAACTTGGAAGAGGCTTTTATAGAGTTTTTTAAAGAGGAAAGTGAAGGGTTAGCTCCAAATGACAACATTTTGAAACTTTTCTTAGAGCTTTTAGAGGAGGGGGAAAAAGATGAAACCAATTAA
- a CDS encoding sodium:proton antiporter yields the protein MHYIITLIFFIFLAIYSNFLGKIVEKFKIPSLIGMMVAGVLIGPYGFDKTPELALSFAPLLKDIALVIVLFIGGLGIGADQIKKIGRPAVLLSIIPATLEGFAVAYLSTIFLNFTFIQGAILGFIIAAVSPAVLIPSMVNLIDKNVGQKKSVPQLLLVGASADDTIAITLFTTFLAIYFQKIDGGSFDMKTQLLTIPLSIVVSLLIGWVVAFIGKKSFLNIKNSSFKLIVIFSLCILLRFIENKYHFSLYNSLLSIMSLGFFIRFYYSEKYKEIHKGMNSIWKYGKIYLFTFVGMAINPGLVGGYFFIGLTILFFSLSVRSLGVLIALIGTNLTYKERLFCVIAYLPKATVQSAKAGIPLQMGVVGGEIMQAIAILSVLITAPLGAIGINSTYKELLKDS from the coding sequence ATGCATTATATTATTACTTTAATTTTTTTCATTTTTTTAGCAATCTATTCAAATTTTTTAGGTAAAATTGTAGAAAAATTTAAAATACCATCTTTAATAGGGATGATGGTTGCAGGGGTTTTGATTGGACCATATGGATTTGATAAAACACCTGAGTTAGCTCTAAGCTTTGCACCTTTGTTAAAAGACATCGCTTTAGTCATAGTTTTATTTATTGGTGGTCTTGGTATTGGAGCAGATCAAATAAAAAAAATAGGACGACCGGCAGTTTTACTTAGTATTATTCCAGCTACATTAGAAGGATTTGCAGTAGCTTATCTTTCAACAATTTTTTTAAATTTTACATTTATCCAAGGTGCTATTCTAGGATTTATAATAGCTGCAGTTAGTCCGGCTGTACTTATTCCATCGATGGTAAATCTTATTGATAAAAATGTTGGACAAAAGAAATCTGTTCCACAACTACTTTTAGTTGGAGCTTCAGCAGATGATACAATAGCTATAACTCTATTTACAACATTTTTAGCTATATATTTTCAAAAGATTGATGGAGGAAGTTTTGATATGAAAACTCAACTTTTGACTATTCCACTTTCAATTGTAGTTAGTTTACTTATAGGATGGGTCGTTGCTTTTATTGGAAAAAAATCATTTTTAAATATTAAAAACTCTAGTTTTAAATTGATTGTAATATTTAGTCTGTGTATCTTACTAAGATTTATAGAAAACAAATATCATTTTTCTCTATACAATTCATTACTTAGTATTATGTCTCTAGGGTTTTTTATTCGTTTCTATTATAGTGAAAAATATAAAGAGATTCATAAAGGAATGAATTCTATTTGGAAATATGGAAAAATATATCTGTTTACATTTGTAGGAATGGCAATAAATCCAGGACTTGTAGGTGGATACTTTTTTATAGGTTTAACTATTTTATTTTTCTCACTTTCAGTAAGATCATTAGGAGTTTTAATCGCCTTAATAGGAACTAATTTAACTTATAAAGAGAGGCTTTTTTGTGTGATAGCATATCTACCAAAAGCAACAGTTCAATCTGCAAAAGCTGGAATACCTTTGCAAATGGGAGTTGTGGGTGGAGAAATTATGCAAGCCATAGCTATATTGAGTGTATTAATAACAGCTCCGTTAGGTGCGATAGGAATAAACTCAACATATAAAGAGTTATTAAAAGATTCATAA
- the nagE gene encoding N-acetylglucosamine-specific PTS transporter subunit IIBC, with translation MFSYLQKIGKALMVPVAVLPAAAILLGLGYFIDPTGWGGNSALAAFLIKSGAAIIDQMPILFAVGVAFGMSKDKNGSAALTGLVGFLVITTLLSPGAVGQIMQIEEVPAGFSKINNQFIGILVGVISSALYNRFSDVELPKALSFFSGKRLVPIITSFVMILVSFILMYVWPTIYDGLVNFGEAISGMGAVGAGIYGFLNRLLIPVGLHHALNSVFWFDVAGINDIPKFLGGAQSIANGTGIPGITGMYQAGFFPIMMFGLLGAALAFVKTAKPENKDKIKSIMIAAGFATFLTGVTEPLEFAFMFVAPGLYLVHAILTGISLFIAASMHWMAGFGFSAGLIDMLLSSRNPLATNWYMLIIQGLVFFVLYYVIFTAVITRMNLKTPGREDEDSSDDETTSSKPTTNDELAEKLIPLLGGVDNIVIVDNCITRLRLELKDNSLVQDSEIKKLGIAGVLKAGKTSVQVIVGTQVEFVANALKRLTGK, from the coding sequence ATGTTTAGTTATTTACAAAAAATCGGTAAAGCACTAATGGTTCCTGTTGCAGTATTACCTGCTGCTGCAATTTTATTAGGTTTAGGTTACTTTATTGACCCAACTGGTTGGGGAGGAAACAGTGCTTTAGCTGCGTTTCTAATTAAATCAGGAGCTGCTATCATAGATCAAATGCCAATTCTATTTGCTGTTGGAGTTGCCTTTGGAATGTCTAAGGATAAAAATGGTTCAGCTGCTTTAACTGGTTTAGTTGGATTCCTTGTAATCACTACTCTTTTATCACCAGGTGCTGTAGGACAAATTATGCAAATTGAAGAGGTTCCTGCAGGATTTAGTAAAATCAACAACCAATTCATAGGAATTTTAGTTGGAGTTATATCATCAGCTTTATACAACAGATTTAGTGATGTAGAATTACCAAAAGCTCTTTCTTTCTTCAGTGGAAAAAGATTGGTTCCAATTATAACATCTTTCGTTATGATTCTTGTTTCATTCATTTTAATGTATGTTTGGCCAACAATCTATGATGGATTAGTAAACTTTGGAGAAGCAATCAGTGGAATGGGAGCTGTTGGAGCTGGAATTTACGGATTCTTAAACAGATTACTTATCCCTGTTGGATTACACCACGCATTAAATTCTGTATTCTGGTTTGATGTTGCAGGTATAAATGATATTCCTAAATTCTTAGGTGGAGCACAATCTATCGCTAACGGAACTGGAATTCCTGGAATTACAGGAATGTACCAAGCTGGATTCTTCCCAATAATGATGTTTGGACTTTTAGGAGCTGCTCTTGCATTCGTAAAAACAGCTAAGCCTGAAAATAAAGATAAAATAAAATCAATCATGATTGCTGCTGGATTTGCAACTTTCTTAACTGGGGTTACTGAACCTTTAGAGTTTGCTTTCATGTTCGTAGCACCTGGATTATATTTAGTTCATGCTATTTTAACTGGTATATCTTTATTCATAGCAGCATCTATGCATTGGATGGCTGGATTTGGATTCTCAGCTGGTTTAATAGATATGCTATTATCATCTAGAAACCCATTAGCTACTAACTGGTATATGTTAATAATTCAAGGATTAGTATTCTTCGTACTTTATTATGTAATATTTACTGCAGTTATAACTAGAATGAATTTAAAAACTCCAGGAAGAGAAGATGAAGATTCATCTGATGATGAAACAACTTCTTCTAAACCAACAACAAATGATGAGTTAGCTGAAAAACTAATCCCTCTTTTAGGTGGAGTAGATAACATAGTTATTGTTGATAACTGCATTACAAGATTGAGACTTGAATTAAAAGATAATAGCTTAGTTCAAGATTCTGAAATTAAAAAGTTAGGTATTGCTGGTGTATTAAAAGCTGGAAAAACTTCAGTACAAGTTATAGTTGGAACTCAAGTTGAATTCGTAGCAAATGCTTTAAAAAGATTAACTGGAAAATAA
- a CDS encoding betaine/proline/choline family ABC transporter ATP-binding protein (Members of the family are the ATP-binding subunit of ABC transporters for substrates such as betaine, L-proline or other amino acids, choline, carnitine, etc. The substrate specificity is best determined from the substrate-binding subunit, rather than this subunit, as it interacts with the permease subunit and not with substrate directly.) has product MIEFKKVTKSYDKKTLILKNIDFKVKTGEFVVLIGESGCGKTTTMKLINRLIDPSNGIVLIDGEDISKVDPITLRRRIGYVIQKEGLMPHMTIGENIELVPKLLKWEKEKRKSRAFELLQLLNLDPEIYYDKYPHEVSGGQKQRVGIARALATNPDIILMDEPFSALDPITRESIQDEVLKLQKELGKTIIFVTHDMDEAIKLGERIAFLKDGEILQFGTPDEILKNPASEYIEQFIGKDRIWKTPKKLLVSDIMSKQYWTIEKRSNISRAFNLLKTHDTDFLIVTESEAGKHSEPIGIIFRKNLIHAMENNVLRVREVMDIDFSTIDKDSNLLDVLNKMSSIKARVMPVVDSNNKLTGVITNLGLVNAISKIAPSPENEGDVIEGGDVL; this is encoded by the coding sequence ATGATTGAGTTTAAAAAAGTTACAAAATCCTATGATAAGAAAACACTTATTTTAAAAAATATAGATTTCAAAGTAAAAACTGGTGAATTTGTAGTTTTGATTGGGGAATCTGGATGTGGAAAAACGACCACAATGAAACTAATCAACAGATTGATTGATCCAAGCAATGGAATAGTTCTCATAGATGGAGAGGATATCAGTAAAGTTGATCCAATCACTTTAAGAAGAAGAATAGGTTATGTTATTCAAAAAGAAGGTCTTATGCCACATATGACTATTGGAGAAAATATAGAACTTGTTCCTAAACTTTTAAAGTGGGAAAAGGAGAAAAGAAAAAGTAGAGCGTTTGAATTATTACAACTTTTAAATCTTGATCCTGAAATATACTATGATAAGTATCCACATGAAGTATCTGGGGGGCAAAAGCAGAGAGTTGGAATAGCCAGAGCTCTAGCTACAAATCCAGATATAATACTCATGGACGAACCATTTTCAGCTTTAGATCCGATAACTAGAGAGAGTATTCAGGATGAGGTTTTAAAATTGCAAAAAGAGTTGGGGAAAACAATAATTTTTGTTACCCATGATATGGATGAAGCTATAAAATTAGGAGAGAGAATAGCATTTTTAAAAGATGGTGAAATTTTACAATTTGGAACTCCAGATGAAATTCTAAAAAATCCAGCTTCAGAATATATAGAGCAATTTATAGGTAAAGATAGAATTTGGAAAACTCCTAAAAAACTTTTGGTTTCAGATATTATGTCTAAGCAGTATTGGACAATAGAGAAAAGAAGTAACATATCAAGAGCTTTCAATCTTCTTAAAACTCATGATACAGATTTTTTAATTGTGACTGAAAGTGAAGCTGGAAAGCATAGTGAACCGATAGGTATAATATTTAGAAAAAATTTAATTCATGCTATGGAGAACAACGTATTAAGAGTGCGTGAAGTAATGGATATAGATTTTTCTACGATAGACAAAGATAGTAATCTTTTGGATGTTTTAAATAAAATGTCTAGTATAAAAGCTAGAGTTATGCCTGTTGTAGATAGTAATAATAAATTAACAGGAGTTATTACAAACTTAGGTTTGGTAAATGCAATCAGCAAGATAGCTCCATCTCCTGAAAATGAAGGAGATGTAATTGAAGGGGGAGATGTTTTATGA